GGAAGAAATCCGGCTGCCTCATCCTCCAGATCTTCGCTGCGAACATCGAAATAACCCAAAGGTAAATCAATGCACAGATACAACTTATGATCAGCGCCGATAACAAGTCCACGGTTCCTATAACCGATAGACAGATGACAAACAGAAAGCTCAGAGGATAAGCCATTAGCGACACCCGCTGGTTGGCCGCCCGCAAATCCCCTGATGTAGAGGAAGCATACACCCCGCCCATGCATATTGCACTATAATTCAATGCAGCCACTACCATGATGCACATCCATTGCCAAGGAATCAACGCTGCTCCGCCGCCGGCAAGAAAGCTCGTTAACGCGGAGCAAAGGACGGTAATAGTGAAGTAGCCCAGCGCAAAAAAGAAGCAGAATTCAAACTTCCTCCAGAGCATACTTTTCCCATGGATTGGACTGGATAAGAGTGTCTCCAAAGTGCGGTGCTCCCGTTCTCCCGCGATGCTGTCAGATAACATGGGCCTCAGTAAGATTGCCGTAAGTAATGCAGCTAAGCTTAAGGAGACTTCTACCCCGTGCATGAATATTGGAACGATTATACCGGTAATGCCGATGGACAGGCCATAAAAGAAGAGCATCCCTTTGTCACTTGTAAACTCAGCGCACTTCATTCGAACAACGGGATAGGATCTATTCATCGTCCTCCCCCCTGCTCCATATCCATATCCATATCCATATCCATATCCATATACAGCTTTTCAAGACTGAATTGCCCGTTCTCCAGGTAATGTTTGCTGTCTTGGAGCAGTGAGATGGAATCGGTAAAAATATTTCGCCCGTGCCGCAGAATCGTGATTCTATCGCATAGCTTCTGGACCTCTTCCAGATGATGCGTGGTCATAAGGATGGTGGTTCCCTCCTCCTTCGCCAGCCGCGATAACATCTTCCTTAGATCGGTTGTGCTGACAGGATCAAGCCCATTCGTAGGCTCATCCAGGATCAGAAGGTGCGGTCTATGCAGCATGGCCCGGATCAGGGCAACCTTTTTTCTCATGCCGGTAGACAAGCCCTTAACAATCGTTCGTTTCTTGTCATGCAGTTCAAATGTCCGCAGCAGCCCGTCAATACGGCTACTCGATTCGACACGGCTCATACCATAAATATCAGCGTAATACATCAGGTTATCCCAGACGTTCAAAGACTCATACAGCCCAACATCTTCGGATAAAACGCCGCACATTCCCCGCACGGTATTCCCGTCCCGTATAGGATTGCTCCCAAAAACAAGGATATCCCCTTCGTCCGGCTCCAGCAGACCAAGCAGCAAGCGAAGCGTTGTCGTCTTTCCCGCTCCATTATGCCCAAGCAGTGCATAGATCTCGCCCTCCGCAATACTCAGATCAAGGCCGTTTACGGCAGCCACACCGCCAAAGGACTTTCTGACACCTTCGAATTGTATGTTTCTCATACTCCTCCGCCTCACCTTTTAAATTATCGATATGTATAGCTTACTGCACATAATTGGTGTAGTCAACTATACAAAAATGGTGTAGTGAACTTGACTAAGCTCTTATCCGTGCAACATAATAATAGAGCTGAGGTGAACAGTATTATTTCGGGGGAGGTGGCAAGTTAGTGCAAACAAGAATACGCGAGCTGCGAAAAGAGCGGCGGATTTCCCAAGAGGAGTTGGCTAAGGCCTTACGCGTCACACGCCACACCATCACTTCAATTGAGAACGAAAAATATATCGCCTCCCTCCCGCTTGCCTATAAAATTTCAAAATTTTTCGGTTTGCCGATCGAGGACATTTTTGATTTTTCAGATGTGGAGGATATCGACTATGAAGTCTTTTGAAAAGGAGCTGCGGCGGCAGATCGTTATCAATTCATTCTACGCGGCAGGTATGGGGATAACCGTTATTGTGGCGTTTATACTCAAAGCGTTCGTATGGGGCAGGCTTGACACGCTGGACAGCTGGGATATAGGGATTCTCGCCGGTTTATTGTTCGGTTCGTGGATTACTGCCGCTCTCCGTATTGCCCGGCTCCGCAAGGCGCTCAAGGACCCTGAAACATTAGAAGCGTTACATATTGCAGCACAAGATGAACGGAACCGGATGATCGCCTTAAAAACTGGCCGGGCTGCTATACGTCTTTTCCTTCTTTTATTGGCTCTCTCTGCTGTCGTCGCCTCTTTGATTAACCAAACCGTGTTCTTAACGATTGCTGTGACTTTGATTACACTTCTGTGCTTGTACTTTCTGTTATCGGCATACTACTCCCGGAAAATTTAACTTACTGGGGCAATGGAGGCAAATTGCATGAACGAGGAATTATTAGCTACGTTTGATGAACAAGGGAACCGGACGGGGACGGCTCCCCGGGACGAGGTTCACCGCCAAGGCCTTTGGCATGAGACCTTCCACTGCTGGTTTGTCCGTAAGGACGAAGGCGGGCTGAGGATCTGCCTCCAGCTACGCAGTCAGGAGAAACGAGATTATGCCGGGCTGCTCGACATCACCGCTGCCGGACATCTGCTGGCAGAGGAGACGGCCTTGGACGGTATCCGCGAGGTCCAGGAGGAGCTGGGGCTTGCGATAGCTTTTGACGAGTTGCAGCCGCTGGGGGTCATCCCCTACCAGATGGACTCCGCCGGATTCATGGACCGTGAACGGGCACATGTATTTGTCTACGAGAACCGCTATGCGCTGAGTGCATTCACTCCGCAGCTGGAAGAAGTGGCAGGAATCGTTGAGGCCCGCTTCGCTGACTTCCGCAGCTTCATCTCGGGAGCAGACAGCAGCCTTCATGTGCAGGGCTTCCAGATCAACGGGAACGGTGAACGAACGGACATCGACGAGCTGGTGGACTTCACGCACTTTGTCCCGCATGAGCGTGAATATTTCAGGCGGGTGATTGAGGGGATTGAGCGGTTGTACGGTCCATCCACAACCTAAAGCATACTCAAAAGGCAGAACCCGTCGATGGGTTCTGCCTTCTTCTGTAACTCCATGTAACTTTGCTGATACATCTAACTATATTACGCGATTTAGCTGCTTCACTTATGCTTTAACTGCTGCACGCTTCAGAATTGCCAGTCCGTTCACTGCCAGCTTCAGCTCAGCCGGAGCGGCTGCGCCGGATTCTACATCGGTGTAGGCTTGTCCGTCCAGCGTCACTACTTGCTCGGAGCCGCTGAAATTCTGCACGAATACATACTCGTGCTCACCATCGGAACGCAGCTGGGCGGTTACTCCGGTCGGAAGCTCACTGTTCAGGGTGCGGCTGATCCGCTCTTTTCCGGTAATTGCGGCGTACAGATCCACATAGAACTGCGCGTCCTTCACACGTGTTGCCAGATGATATGCCTTACCTGCTCCCAGCTTGTTCACAGTGAGTGCAGGACGTCCGGCGTAGAAGTCGCTGCGGTAATGGCCCAACGCCTCGGCGCCTTCCAGATGAATCAGCTCGGCGATCTCATGCGCATCGTATTCCCCGCTCAGCTTCAAGCTGTTGCCAGGGTCCAGCACCAGACCGTTCAGGTCGCGGCTGTGCAGCCCTTCTGTCTCTTCGGCCCAAATGCCCAGCGTTCTGCGCAGCGGTCCAGGGAAGCCGCCCAGGTGACACAGATCGGTCTCGCCGACCACTCCCGACCAATAAGTGGCCAGGAAGGTTCCACCCTGCTCTACATACTTCTCAATCCGCTTCCCGTTCTCTTCGCTGATCAGGTACAGCATAGGAGCAATCACCAGCTTGTAGCCGGACAGGTCATCGCCTGAGCCTACGACATCCACCGGAATTCCCAGCTCCCACAGTCCCCGGTAATGCTGAAGCACAGTCTCTTCATATTTCAGGCCGGAATTGCGGATACCTTGGGCATCCTTCACCGCCCAGCGGTTATCCCAGTCGAACAAAATGGCTGTCTCAGCAGGAGTTGTTGTACCTACAACATCCTCCAGTCCCGCAAGAGTACGGCCCACCTCAGCTACATCCTTGAAGACACGGGTCTCCGTGTGTCCGCTATGGTCAATCACGGCACCGTGGAATTTCTCGCTGGAGCCGCGGCTTTTACGCCACTGGAAATACTGTACGGAATCAGAACCATGCGCAACTGCCTGGAGGGAGGACAGCTTGTGCATTCCCGGACGCTTCAGCTTGCTGACAATCTGCCAGTTCGTGAGGGAAGGCGTGCTTTCCATGAGCAGGAACGGCTTCTTTTTGAAGCTGCGGTACATATCATGGTGCATCGCTGTCCAAGCGGCCAAGCGGGCGTCATCATCGTCCTCGGTATATCCCCAGTCCGGGTAAGCATCCCACGATACCACATCAAGAATCTTAGCCATGTTACGGTAATCTACGCCGTCAATCATATGCATGTTGGTGGTCACCGGCAGATCAGGATTGAACCCGCGCACAGCGTCAATCTCATGCTGGCAGAAGTTGATCGTCTGATCGCTTACGAACCGGCGCCAGTCCAGGTTAAGCCCGTGAACCTGTGTCTCACCATGCGGAGCAGGGGACTCGATCTGTTCCCACGAAGTGTACGTATGGCTCCAGAAGGTAGCCCACCAAGCGTGGTTCACCTCATCCAGATCGTTATTGTACTTCGCCTTGAGCCAGTCTCTGAAGGCATCCTGACAGTAATTACAATGACATTCGCCGCCGAATTCATTAGAGATATGCCAGCCGATCACTGCCGGATGATGCGCATAACGCTCAGCCAGCTTGGAGTTGATCAGCGCTGTTTTTTCACGGTAGACCGGTGAAGTGAAGCAGTGATTATGACGGACGCCGTGCAGGTTGCGCACCCGGTTCCGTTCCACCCGCAGCACTTCAGGATACTTCTCGGACATCCATGCCGGACGCGCACCGCTCGGAGTAGCCAGGAAGGCGTAAATTCCATTCTCGGCAAAACGGTCCAGGAGCTGATCCATCCACTCAAAGTTAAATACCCCTTCTTCGCGTTCCAGGGAGACCCAGGAGAAAATCCCGACAGACATGACATTACAGCCTGCCAGCTTCATCATACGGATATCTTCTTCCAGCACCCCCGGATATTTCAGCCATTGCTCGGGACTATAGTCGGCGCCGTGAAGCATTACAGGAGCCTTGCTGCTGATTGCAGGAACTTTGCTGCTCATATTATTTCATCCTCTCGTTTAGGTGTGATGGTAGATGTCAGGATGGGACTTTTCACTGATACAATTTCTTCTGTAGCTCTGTCCCTCTTGCTTGTAACGATTGATACTATTTATAATAAAGGATAATCTGTGATCAATGGTAGGATAATAATAGCGTTTGCATAGCACAAAATGAATATGAGGTGTTCGCATGCTCCCCTTCTCTCTGATTGAAATGCCGCGTGACCTGAATGCTTTCCCTCTCTATCCGTACTCTGTCGGCCGTCATATCCAGTATCACCATGTGCGTCCTGCCGGATTCCCGGTGCATCAGATTTTTCTGATCCGCAGCGGCAGCGGGCGGTTCCGTGACCTGGAGAACGGCACCGAAACGGTGCTGCAGCCGGGAATGGCCTATGCATTTCCGCCTGACCGCGGGCATGAATATTATCCGTTATCCCACGAGCCGTGGCATGTCGGCTTCATCGGGTTCCACGGCAGCCAGTCCGCCTCTGTTCTGGAGGGTCTCGGCCTGCTGCCTTCGGCCCCGTTCCGCCTCGAACGGTTTGAGGAGTGCTGGGAGATGCTCGGCGGGATCTGGCACACGGTGAATGGGAACAGCTCGGCGCGTCAGGAGGAACAGTCGATGCAGGACTTGTCGGTGACGCTGTACCGGCTGCTGCTGATGCTGCGCAGAAGTGAAGTTTCCACAGGTGCAGCGACCCGGCTGGAGAACGAAAACGTCCGCAACGAGGCGCTGAACAAAGCAGTCAGCCTGATCAACGAGCATTTCACCGAGCCGCTGCTGATCACCAATCTGGCGGCGGCTGTCGGTTATTCCGTCCAGCATTTCCAGCGTCTGTTCCTGCAGGAATACGGCGTCACTCCGCATAAGTATCTCCAGAACCTGCGGCTGCAGCGCGCCATGCAGATGCTGACCGAGGACCCGGAGCGGCCTGTGCAGGACATTGCCCTCAACCTCGGCATGGAGACCAATTACTTCATCCGCGTCTTCCGCAAGGCCCATGGAGTAACTCCCGGGGTGATGCGCAGCCGGCTGCACAGGAGCACAGAATGACAGTCCGGAAGCGATCATAGCTCTGCAAGCCGTTTATATCCCCCCTGTGCCGCTATCCTTTCCCGCTGCCTAACCAAACTAGCAGGAGGCTTCGCACGCATTTCGCGACGGCTCCCCTGTCCGTTCAATATTGTTGTTCTAATTGCAACTTTGACCCCTGAATATCAGGGTGTTCAAGAGGATTGTTGCCCGAAATGCAGGAATTGTACTGCTCAGCCGCCTTAAGGCCGGGATATTCTGCTTTTGGTGCAACATTTTCTATTTGGTTCGAATGAGTGAGGAGAATGTTGCAATATAGGCAGGATTCCCACAAAGTCACCGCTAATTCTTATGCAAAACTCTAAGCACTGCTTGTATAACGCAAAAAAAACATCTGCGGCAGACTTCCCAAGAAGTCCTGACCGCAGATGTTATTCTGCATTCCCCCTGCTTATACCGCCGTAAACTGGCTGTTGTACAAGCGGGCGTAGTAGCCTCCGCTCTCCAGCAGCCCGTCATGCGTTCCGCTCTCCACAATATCTCCATCCTTCATGAACAGGATGAGGTCCGCCTCGCGGATCGTGGACAGCCGGTGGGCAATGACGAAGCTGGTCCGCCCGGTGATCATCGCCAGGAAAGCCTTCTGTATCCGCGCCTCCGTCAGTGTATCAATGCTGCTGGTCGCCTCATCCAGAATGAGCATCGGCGGATCAACCAGCATGACGCGGGCAATGGTGAGAAGCTGCTTCTGACCTTGGGAGAGATTATCACCCGAGGTGCTGATCTTGGTGTCATAGCCTTCAGGCAGGCGCTTGATGAAGCTGTGCGCATTCGCGGCCTTGGCTGCTGCAATCACCTCCGCTTTGGAGGCCTCCGGCTTGCCGTAAGCAATATTGTCGCGGATGGAAGCCCCGTACAGCCAGGTCTCCTGAAGCACCATGCCGAAATTGCGACGCAGACTGTCACGGGTGATGGAGGTAATATCTACTCCGTCAATCCGAATCGTTCCGCTGTCTACCTCATAGAAGCGCATCAGAAGATTGACCAGCGTGGTCTTACCTGCCCCGGTCTGTCCGACGATCGCCACGCGTGTGCCCGGCTTCACCTCCAGGCTGAAGTCCTTGATCAGCGGACGCTCCGGTGTATAGGCGAAGCTTACCTTGTCGAAGGTGATCGTTCCCCGGCTGTTCTCCATCACATAGGCATCCGGCTGATCCGGGGCCTCCTGCGGGAGATCCAGAATGGTGAAGATCCGCTGCGCCGAAGCTGTGGCGGACTGCAGCTGTGTAATAACGCCAGTAATCTCATTGAACGGCTTCGCGAACAGACTGGAGTAGATCAGGAAGCTGGACAGATCCCCAACGGAGAAATGTCCTCCGATGACCAGCACACTCCCGATCATCGCAATCAGCGAGAAGGTGATATTATTGA
This genomic interval from Paenibacillus sp. FSL H8-0332 contains the following:
- a CDS encoding ABC transporter ATP-binding protein, which codes for MRNIQFEGVRKSFGGVAAVNGLDLSIAEGEIYALLGHNGAGKTTTLRLLLGLLEPDEGDILVFGSNPIRDGNTVRGMCGVLSEDVGLYESLNVWDNLMYYADIYGMSRVESSSRIDGLLRTFELHDKKRTIVKGLSTGMRKKVALIRAMLHRPHLLILDEPTNGLDPVSTTDLRKMLSRLAKEEGTTILMTTHHLEEVQKLCDRITILRHGRNIFTDSISLLQDSKHYLENGQFSLEKLYMDMDMDMDMDMEQGGGR
- a CDS encoding helix-turn-helix transcriptional regulator → MQTRIRELRKERRISQEELAKALRVTRHTITSIENEKYIASLPLAYKISKFFGLPIEDIFDFSDVEDIDYEVF
- a CDS encoding NUDIX domain-containing protein, yielding MNEELLATFDEQGNRTGTAPRDEVHRQGLWHETFHCWFVRKDEGGLRICLQLRSQEKRDYAGLLDITAAGHLLAEETALDGIREVQEELGLAIAFDELQPLGVIPYQMDSAGFMDRERAHVFVYENRYALSAFTPQLEEVAGIVEARFADFRSFISGADSSLHVQGFQINGNGERTDIDELVDFTHFVPHEREYFRRVIEGIERLYGPSTT
- a CDS encoding beta-galactosidase; the encoded protein is MSSKVPAISSKAPVMLHGADYSPEQWLKYPGVLEEDIRMMKLAGCNVMSVGIFSWVSLEREEGVFNFEWMDQLLDRFAENGIYAFLATPSGARPAWMSEKYPEVLRVERNRVRNLHGVRHNHCFTSPVYREKTALINSKLAERYAHHPAVIGWHISNEFGGECHCNYCQDAFRDWLKAKYNNDLDEVNHAWWATFWSHTYTSWEQIESPAPHGETQVHGLNLDWRRFVSDQTINFCQHEIDAVRGFNPDLPVTTNMHMIDGVDYRNMAKILDVVSWDAYPDWGYTEDDDDARLAAWTAMHHDMYRSFKKKPFLLMESTPSLTNWQIVSKLKRPGMHKLSSLQAVAHGSDSVQYFQWRKSRGSSEKFHGAVIDHSGHTETRVFKDVAEVGRTLAGLEDVVGTTTPAETAILFDWDNRWAVKDAQGIRNSGLKYEETVLQHYRGLWELGIPVDVVGSGDDLSGYKLVIAPMLYLISEENGKRIEKYVEQGGTFLATYWSGVVGETDLCHLGGFPGPLRRTLGIWAEETEGLHSRDLNGLVLDPGNSLKLSGEYDAHEIAELIHLEGAEALGHYRSDFYAGRPALTVNKLGAGKAYHLATRVKDAQFYVDLYAAITGKERISRTLNSELPTGVTAQLRSDGEHEYVFVQNFSGSEQVVTLDGQAYTDVESGAAAPAELKLAVNGLAILKRAAVKA
- a CDS encoding AraC family transcriptional regulator — its product is MLPFSLIEMPRDLNAFPLYPYSVGRHIQYHHVRPAGFPVHQIFLIRSGSGRFRDLENGTETVLQPGMAYAFPPDRGHEYYPLSHEPWHVGFIGFHGSQSASVLEGLGLLPSAPFRLERFEECWEMLGGIWHTVNGNSSARQEEQSMQDLSVTLYRLLLMLRRSEVSTGAATRLENENVRNEALNKAVSLINEHFTEPLLITNLAAAVGYSVQHFQRLFLQEYGVTPHKYLQNLRLQRAMQMLTEDPERPVQDIALNLGMETNYFIRVFRKAHGVTPGVMRSRLHRSTE
- a CDS encoding ABC transporter ATP-binding protein; the encoded protein is MTSTMTWKRLFQYTREYRKITYAAIFCAILSVVASLIGPLLIGRAIDHMIGPDRVEFPEILRLLLILGSVYLVGSFFGWLLTYYTNKLAFRTVYDLRRELFDKLDALPLKFHDNHPQGDSISRFVNDMDAVSDGLLQGFSTLLTGIVTIAGAIGLMLYISPVMTLVVLLSAPATFFVARFITMRSQQLFREQAKILGGLNGYVEEIVGGQKVVQAYHYEDRSFAGFAERNNELYQTGTKSQFYGSLSNPTTRLVNNITFSLIAMIGSVLVIGGHFSVGDLSSFLIYSSLFAKPFNEITGVITQLQSATASAQRIFTILDLPQEAPDQPDAYVMENSRGTITFDKVSFAYTPERPLIKDFSLEVKPGTRVAIVGQTGAGKTTLVNLLMRFYEVDSGTIRIDGVDITSITRDSLRRNFGMVLQETWLYGASIRDNIAYGKPEASKAEVIAAAKAANAHSFIKRLPEGYDTKISTSGDNLSQGQKQLLTIARVMLVDPPMLILDEATSSIDTLTEARIQKAFLAMITGRTSFVIAHRLSTIREADLILFMKDGDIVESGTHDGLLESGGYYARLYNSQFTAV